One Carassius auratus strain Wakin chromosome 4, ASM336829v1, whole genome shotgun sequence DNA segment encodes these proteins:
- the LOC113063328 gene encoding cyclin-dependent kinase inhibitor 1B-like yields MSKVRVSNGSPTLERVDARQADHAKPPVCRNLFGSVDREEFARDVKEQMLEMEKASKEKWNYDFAKNEPLAPGHYEWQEVDAKEVPEFYTRPPHAKRDTSTGTVDHNGNHDYLLTTSEQGDSDNAEPGSSSDCRTALTTPRKRPSTEDQDLPCQSKRANVQEPEANCCPETSSHAPSKSDPKT; encoded by the exons ATGTCAAAAGTGCGCGTCTCCAATGGAAGCCCGACGCTGGAGAGGGTGGACGCGAGGCAGGCGGATCACGCCAAACCGCCGGTCTGCAGGAACCTCTTCGGCTCCGTGGATCGCGAAGAGTTCGCGAGGGACGTCAAGGAGCAAATGCTGGAGATGGAGAAAGCGTCCAAAGAAAAATGGAATTACGACTTCGCCAAAAACGAGCCGCTCGCGCCTGGTCACTACGAGTGGCAGGAGGTGGACGCGAAAGAGGTGCCGGAGTTTTACACCAGACCGCCTCACGCAAAACGGGATACCTCGACCGGGACCGTGGACCATAACGGGAACCACGATTATTTGTTGACAACGAGCGAACAGGGGGACTCTGACAACGCGGAGCCCGGGAGTAGCTCGGATTGCCGCACGGCGCTGACCACGCCGAGAAAAAGACCGTCGACAGAGGATCAGG ATCTTCCTTGCCAAAGCAAAAGAGCCAACGTCCAAGAGCCCGAAGCGAACTGCTGTCCAGAGACGAGTTCGCACGCGCCCAGCAAGTCGGATCCCAAAACGTAA
- the LOC113063334 gene encoding peroxisome proliferator-activated receptor alpha-like: MVDMPSLYSPLSPLGDPILDSPLCGELIGDMEVLEDISQSLSDETFNSLHVLDYQSNNTAADSSTGLDVLTPASSPSSEVFASSTVQDGNSSGSLALECRICTDRASGFHYGVHACEGCKGFFRRTIRLKLEYDKCERNCKIQKKNRNKCQYCRFRKCLAVGMSHNAIRFGRIPQSEKQRLKAEKDVSDKEQHKSQQLDTKSLARQMHDAYLKHFHMNKAKARVFLTGKTSTPPFVIHDMDTLHHAERKLLTQLLGNVASGDVCTLREREVEARIFLFCQYASVATVTELTEFAKAVPGFATLDLNDQVTLLKYGVYEALFALLASCMNKDGLLVARGGGFITREFLKSLRKPFSDMMEPKFQFATRFNALELDDSDLALFVAAIICCGDRPGLSDVSQIERIQESIIHALRLHLLSNHPDDTLLFPKLLQKLADLRQLVTEHAELVQEINKTEDASLHPLLQEIYRDMY, from the exons ATGGTAGACATGCCAAGCCTGTACAGTCCCTTGTCCCCGCTGGGGGATCCAATTCTGGACAGCCCTCTGTGTGGAGAGCTCATTGGTGACATGGAGGTGCTGGAGGACATCTCACAGTCCCTCAGTGACGAAACCTTCAACTCCCTTCATGTGCTGGACTACCAGAGCAACAATACAGCAGCAGACAGCTCAACTGGCTTAG ATGTCTTAACACCAGCATCTAGTCCATCCTCAGAAGTGTTTGCGTCCAGCACGGTTCAGGACGGGAACTCTTCTGGTTCTCTGGCCCTCGAGTGCCGCATCTGCACCGACCGGGCCTCTGGTTTCCACTATGGAGTGCACGCCTGCGAAGGGTGCAAG GGGTTCTTCAGGAGAACCATTCGACTCAAACTGGAGTACGACAAGTGCGAACGCAACTGCAAGATCCAGAAAAAGAACCGCAACAAATGTCAATACTGCCGTTTCCGCAAGTGCCTTGCAGTGGGCATGTCCCACAATG CTATCCGTTTTGGGCGGATACCTCAATCTGAAAAGCAGAGGCTGAAAGCAGAGAAGGACGTCAGCGACAAAGAGCAGCACAAGTCCCAGCAGCTGGACACAAAGAGTTTGGCCAGACAGATGCATGACGCCTACCTCAAACACTTCCACATGAACAAAGCCAAAGCACGCGTGTTTCTCACAGGCAAGACCAGCACTCCG CCCTTCGTCATCCACGACATGGACACGCTCCATCACGCAGAGCGGAAACTACTCACCCAGCTGCTGGGCAACGTGGCATCCGGAGACGTCTGCACTCTGCGGGAGAGAGAAGTGGAGGCCCGGATCTTCCTGTTCTGCCAGTACGCCTCAGTGGCGACAGTCACGGAGCTGACGGAGTTCGCCAAGGCTGTGCCTGGCTTCGCCACCTTGGACCTCAACGACCAGGTGACTCTGCTGAAGTACGGCGTGTACGAGGCGCTCTTCGCCCTGCTGGCCTCCTGCATGAACAAAGATGGGCTGTTGGTGGCTCGCGGTGGGGGCTTCATCACCCGAGAATTTCTGAAGAGCCTGCGAAAGCCCTTCAGCGACATGATGGAGCCAAAATTTCAGTTTGCCACCAGGTTCAACGCCCTAGAGCTCGACGACAGCGACCTGGCACTGTTCGTGGCCGCCATCATCTGCTGCGGAG ATCGTCCAGGACTGAGCGATGTGTCTCAGATCGAGCGCATCCAGGAGAGCATCATCCACGCCCTGCGGCTCCACCTGTTGTCCAACCACCCCGACGACACCTTACTTTTTCCCAAGCTGCTTCAGAAACTGGCCGACCTTCGGCAGCTGGTAACGGAGCACGCGGAGCTGGTCCAGGAGATCAACAAGACGGAGGACGCTTCACTCCACCCACTCCTGCAGGAGATCTACAGGGACATGTACTGA